AATGTGACTGCTTTCCCTCAAAGAACTCTTTCATGCAAGGTGTGATCAGAGCACCTAAGAGGACAGGAAGCTGGGACTTCACTGAGTTTGTGAAGAGACTGCAGAGATGATTTCATGTCTGATTTCTCATTTGTTGTGTGGCAGAATTTGGTCTGGAACTTGCTTTCCTGATAACCCGGTAACCAGGCAATGGGGGCTAACTAACCATCACCTGCCTTTGGGGACAGCTCCCACGATACAACGCAGAAACCTGAGTTGAGCCTCTTAAATTGGTTTAGGTGGGTTTTcagtggtggggatgggggtggttaTTCTCTGAGATAAATTCCCTCTACTTCGTGGTTTTCCCCAAAGGCAGCAGCATTCTTCCTGATGGCTAATCCCAGAGTAATTCCCTGACAATGTAGCTTCAGTTGCAGACACGTACCCCCATGGGACAGTAAATTGCCCCACAGTGGGATTAGAAACCATTTAACTTTTCCAGAACTCAGCCCCATCTCAGCCCTCCCCAACGCTCTGGCTTCCCAGCACATACCTGTCCACTGTGGCCAGGGGCAGGGCCCCCTGAGCAAGGTGCTGTCTGAGCACACGGCTAAACACCCCTTTGTTTTCACTGGCTTGGCGGTAGGTGCTCCAGAAAATTCCACTCAGAAGGATCACAAACCCCAGAGGCAGAAGCAGATAGGCCAGGATCAGTTTCCCCTGACAGTTGAATGCAGAGCCTGAGGAAATGAAGAAGGCCCCCAGGCAGATCATCAGAAAGCCCATCAGGAGGGCAAAGGCACAGAGTAGACTGGTTCTGTTCTGCATCCCTGCTCCTTTGGAACCCAGCTCCCTGACCCGGCCACTTCCTGGCTTCCTCTGCCCAGAGAGAGTGCTCTCATTAGCCAGCTCGAGGCTTTATACATTCTGAGACCAGCTGGCCTTTGGACAATTAAATGAAGCAGGCACTTAAAAGCTGTTCATTAACTATTGAAAGTAACCGTAATATCCTTGGACGATTGACCTAAAAACACAGCATTGTGTACTGCAGGAGGGGGTGGCTTCTCATCACTGTCTTGCTCTTCTGAGCTGGACAGAACCTTAGGCTGACCCCAGTTATTTGCAGGA
This portion of the Vicugna pacos chromosome 4, VicPac4, whole genome shotgun sequence genome encodes:
- the TMEM252 gene encoding transmembrane protein 252 produces the protein MQNRTSLLCAFALLMGFLMICLGAFFISSGSAFNCQGKLILAYLLLPLGFVILLSGIFWSTYRQASENKGVFSRVLRQHLAQGALPLATVDRPDFYPPAYEECLEAGKQACWAEEEASGVPPPPYTEMGLKFENEDDAHPEAPPSYESIAGGVAAATPPQDAEGQS